Proteins encoded by one window of Cannabis sativa cultivar Pink pepper isolate KNU-18-1 chromosome 4, ASM2916894v1, whole genome shotgun sequence:
- the LOC115712234 gene encoding probable xyloglucan endotransglucosylase/hydrolase protein 6, whose amino-acid sequence MMRSSSNSNLASILFITTLVLVTYNVSARPATFLEDFRVTWSDSHIRQIEGGRAIQLLLDRNSGCGFASKKQYLFGRVSMKIKLVPGDSAGTVTAFYMNSDTNTVRDELDFEFLGNRTGQPYTVQTNIYAHGKGDREQRVNLWFDPAAAFHTYSILWNHHHIVFYVDDVPIRVYKNNEAKGIPYPTRQPMGVYSTLWEADDWATRGGLEKIDWSKAPFLAYYRDFDIEGCGVPGPANCAANRANWWEGTAYQALTALEYRRYKWVRMNHMIYDYCTDKSRNPVPPPECVAGY is encoded by the exons ATGATGAGAAGTAGTAGTAATAGTAATTTAGCTTCTATTTTGTTCATTACTACTCTTGTTCTTGTTACTTATAATGTGTCTGCACGACCAGCCACTTTCCTTGAGGACTTCAGAGTCACTTGGTCTGATTCCCATATCAGGCAAATCGAAGGAGGGAGGGCCATTCAACTCCTGCTTGACCGAAATTCAG GATGTGGGTTTGCTTCCAAGAAGCAATACTTGTTTGGGCGTGTGAGCATGAAGATCAAGCTTGTTCCAGGAGATTCTGCAGGAACCGTTACTGCTTTCTAT ATGAACTCGGACACAAATACGGTTCGTGACGAGCTTGACTTCGAGTTCTTGGGGAACAGAACAGGGCAGCCTTACACGGTTCAGACCAATATCTACGCCCACGGCAAGGGTGACAGAGAACAAAGGGTTAACCTTTGGTTCGACCCTGCTGCAGCCTTTCACACTTACTCAATTCTCTGGAACCATCATCATATTGT ATTCTACGTGGATGATGTGCCAATAAGAGTGTACAAAAACAATGAAGCAAAGGGAATTCCATACCCAACGAGGCAACCAATGGGGGTGTACTCAACACTTTGGGAAGCTGATGATTGGGCCACTAGAGGTGGACTTGAGAAGATTGATTGGAGCAAAGCCCCATTCTTGGCTTACTACAGAGACTTTGATATTGAAGGATGTGGTGTTCCTGGCCCAGCTAATTGCGCTGCTAACCGAGCCAATTGGTGGGAAGGCACTGCTTACCAGGCACTTACTGCCCTTGAGTATAGAAGGTACAAATGGGTCCGTATGAACCACATGATTTATGATTACTGTACCGATAAATCCCGGAACCCGGTACCTCCACCAGAGTGTGTCGCCGGCTACTAG
- the LOC115712216 gene encoding GTP-binding protein At3g49725, chloroplastic isoform X2 produces MIKGPITLSRSLLRSLCQTINSSCTHRTNLISSPCSGGIISAPYSQDSTSEREDRYELVSLLNRDPESPPKLFVVQPRMRPDSMLQAKLNEALCLANSLEEQRDGYFDTDFFDKEIPSHIVVQNPSARGHKTRADTYFGPGTVDNIKIHLNLVESKGEVDAVFVNTILSGVQQRNLERTWGKPVLDRVGLIIEIFNAHAYTKEGKLQAELAALSYKKTRLVRVRGSDGRLTFGSSGESEVVSARGRGSGGRGFISGAGETELQLQRRRIIERRRMLLSQIEEVRRTRALQRAARKRRGGSDGQGLVTVAVVGYTNAGKSTLVGALSNSDLYSDSRKKVLVSDTVGFISDLPVQLVEAFHATLEEVVEADLLVHVLDCTAPNLDEHRSTVLSVLVQLGVSKEKLQNMIEVWNKIDYHEDDIGVLDYQEEAEEEEEDEDEEVEASNVTPEELVGDHTNDNAYKLSTGDLEAVDDQEDDYSDGWLASEDDQNPWSDENGSMLPLKSADGQQSECSKDWKTEMGLHPQDQSGPHVKTSALTGVGLQELLELIDERLKDQDKKLNAHNVVERSIFNRKWRPPREEEDGIAVEK; encoded by the exons ATGATTAAAGGACCCATTACACTCTCACGTTCTCTTCTCAGGTCTCTCTGCCAAACTATAAACTCTTCGTGTACACACAGAACCAATCTCATATCATCACCATGTTCCGGTGGAATTATCTCGGCGCCTTACTCTCAGGACTCTACTAGCGAAAGGGAAGATCGGTATGAGCTTGTTTCTCTTCTCAATAGGGACCCGGAAAGCCCTCCCAAGCTCTTCGTGGTTCAGCCTCGTATGCGCCCCGATAGCATGTTGCAGGCCAAGCTTAATGAAGCTCTGTGCCTGGCTAACTCACTCGAAGAACAGCGAGATGGGTACTTCGATACTGATTTCTTTGACAAGGAAATACCTTCACACATTGTCGTTCAAAACCCATCTGCTAGAGGGCATAAAACACGCGCAG ACACATATTTTGGTCCTGGAACAGTGGACAATATAAAAATCCACCTAAATCTTGTGGAATCAAAG GGCGAAGTGGATGCTGTTTTTGTGAACACAATTCTGTCTGGGGTTCAGCAAAGGAATTTGGAG AGAACATGGGGCAAACCGGTGTTGGATCGTGTGGGTCTTATAATTGAGATATTTAATGCTCATGCATATACAAAAGAGGGAAAGTTGCAG gCTGAATTAGCAGCACTATCTTATAAGAAGACCAGACTTGTTCGTGTACGGGGCTCAGATGGACGCCTTACTTTTGGAAGTTCTGGAGAATCTGAAGTTGTTAGTGCCCGGGG GAGAGGAAGTGGTGGACGCGGGTTTATTAGTGGTGCTGGAGAAACTGAACTTCAACTTCAGCGACGGAG AATTATAGAACGGCGGAGAATGTTATTATCACAAATTGAAGAGGTTCGTCGTACTCGAGCTTTGCAACGGGCTGCTCGCAAGAGACGTGGTGGCTCAGATGGTCAAGGTTTAGTAACTGTTGCTGTTGTTGGATATACCAATGCG GGGAAATCTACACTAGTTGGTGCACTCTCAAACAGTGATCTTTATAGTGATTCACG AAAGAAGGTGCTTGTAAGTGATACAGTAGGATTTATATCAGATTTGCCAGTGCAG TTAGTTGAAGCGTTTCATGCAACTTTGGAAGAAGTGGTGGAAGCTGATCTGCTTGTG CATGTGTTGGACTGTACTGCCCCGAATCTCGATGAGCATCGGTCAACTGTACTTAGTGTTCTTGTGCAATTAGGGGTATCAAAAGAGAAGCTTCAGAATATGATTGAAGTTTGGAATAAG ATTGATTACCATGAGGATGACATAGGTGTATTAGACTATCAAGAAGaagcagaagaagaagaagaagatgaagacgaAGAAGTAGAAGCATCAAATGTGACACCTGAAGAGTTGGTTGGTGATCATACTAATGACAATGCATACAAGTTATCGACTGGAGATCTTGAAGCTGTGGATGACCAAGAAGACGATTATTCTGATGGCTGGTTGGCATCAGAGGATGACCAAAACCCTTGGAGTGATGAAAATGGTTCTATGCTCCCATTAAAGAGTGCAGATGGCCAACAAAGTGAGTGTTCTAAGGACTGGAAAACAGAAATGGGTTTGCATCCTCAAGATCAGTCTGGTCCGCATGTCAAAACATCTGCGCTTACTGGAGTTGGATTGCAAGAGTTGCTGGAACTTATAGATGAGAGGCTGAAGGATCAAGATAAGAAGTTGAATGCTCACAATGTTGTGGAAAGGAGCATCTTCAATCGAAAATGGAGGCCCCCTCGAGAAGAGGAAGATGGCATAGCTGTTGAAAAGTAA
- the LOC115712216 gene encoding GTP-binding protein At3g49725, chloroplastic isoform X1, giving the protein MIKGPITLSRSLLRSLCQTINSSCTHRTNLISSPCSGGIISAPYSQDSTSEREDRYELVSLLNRDPESPPKLFVVQPRMRPDSMLQAKLNEALCLANSLEEQRDGYFDTDFFDKEIPSHIVVQNPSARGHKTRADTYFGPGTVDNIKIHLNLVESKGEVDAVFVNTILSGVQQRNLERTWGKPVLDRVGLIIEIFNAHAYTKEGKLQAELAALSYKKTRLVRVRGSDGRLTFGSSGESEVVSARGRGSGGRGFISGAGETELQLQRRRIIERRRMLLSQIEEVRRTRALQRAARKRRGGSDGQGLVTVAVVGYTNAGKSTLVGALSNSDLYSDSRLFATVDPRLRSVVLPSGKKVLVSDTVGFISDLPVQLVEAFHATLEEVVEADLLVHVLDCTAPNLDEHRSTVLSVLVQLGVSKEKLQNMIEVWNKIDYHEDDIGVLDYQEEAEEEEEDEDEEVEASNVTPEELVGDHTNDNAYKLSTGDLEAVDDQEDDYSDGWLASEDDQNPWSDENGSMLPLKSADGQQSECSKDWKTEMGLHPQDQSGPHVKTSALTGVGLQELLELIDERLKDQDKKLNAHNVVERSIFNRKWRPPREEEDGIAVEN; this is encoded by the exons ATGATTAAAGGACCCATTACACTCTCACGTTCTCTTCTCAGGTCTCTCTGCCAAACTATAAACTCTTCGTGTACACACAGAACCAATCTCATATCATCACCATGTTCCGGTGGAATTATCTCGGCGCCTTACTCTCAGGACTCTACTAGCGAAAGGGAAGATCGGTATGAGCTTGTTTCTCTTCTCAATAGGGACCCGGAAAGCCCTCCCAAGCTCTTCGTGGTTCAGCCTCGTATGCGCCCCGATAGCATGTTGCAGGCCAAGCTTAATGAAGCTCTGTGCCTGGCTAACTCACTCGAAGAACAGCGAGATGGGTACTTCGATACTGATTTCTTTGACAAGGAAATACCTTCACACATTGTCGTTCAAAACCCATCTGCTAGAGGGCATAAAACACGCGCAG ACACATATTTTGGTCCTGGAACAGTGGACAATATAAAAATCCACCTAAATCTTGTGGAATCAAAG GGCGAAGTGGATGCTGTTTTTGTGAACACAATTCTGTCTGGGGTTCAGCAAAGGAATTTGGAG AGAACATGGGGCAAACCGGTGTTGGATCGTGTGGGTCTTATAATTGAGATATTTAATGCTCATGCATATACAAAAGAGGGAAAGTTGCAG gCTGAATTAGCAGCACTATCTTATAAGAAGACCAGACTTGTTCGTGTACGGGGCTCAGATGGACGCCTTACTTTTGGAAGTTCTGGAGAATCTGAAGTTGTTAGTGCCCGGGG GAGAGGAAGTGGTGGACGCGGGTTTATTAGTGGTGCTGGAGAAACTGAACTTCAACTTCAGCGACGGAG AATTATAGAACGGCGGAGAATGTTATTATCACAAATTGAAGAGGTTCGTCGTACTCGAGCTTTGCAACGGGCTGCTCGCAAGAGACGTGGTGGCTCAGATGGTCAAGGTTTAGTAACTGTTGCTGTTGTTGGATATACCAATGCG GGGAAATCTACACTAGTTGGTGCACTCTCAAACAGTGATCTTTATAGTGATTCACG ACTCTTTGCAacagttgatcctagattaagaAGTGTTGTTCTTCCATCTGG AAAGAAGGTGCTTGTAAGTGATACAGTAGGATTTATATCAGATTTGCCAGTGCAG TTAGTTGAAGCGTTTCATGCAACTTTGGAAGAAGTGGTGGAAGCTGATCTGCTTGTG CATGTGTTGGACTGTACTGCCCCGAATCTCGATGAGCATCGGTCAACTGTACTTAGTGTTCTTGTGCAATTAGGGGTATCAAAAGAGAAGCTTCAGAATATGATTGAAGTTTGGAATAAG ATTGATTACCATGAGGATGACATAGGTGTATTAGACTATCAAGAAGaagcagaagaagaagaagaagatgaagacgaAGAAGTAGAAGCATCAAATGTGACACCTGAAGAGTTGGTTGGTGATCATACTAATGACAATGCATACAAGTTATCGACTGGAGATCTTGAAGCTGTGGATGACCAAGAAGACGATTATTCTGATGGCTGGTTGGCATCAGAGGATGACCAAAACCCTTGGAGTGATGAAAATGGTTCTATGCTCCCATTAAAGAGTGCAGATGGCCAACAAAGTGAGTGTTCTAAGGACTGGAAAACAGAAATGGGTTTGCATCCTCAAGATCAGTCTGGTCCGCATGTCAAAACATCTGCGCTTACTGGAGTTGGATTGCAAGAGTTGCTGGAACTTATAGATGAGAGGCTGAAGGATCAAGATAAGAAGTTGAATGCTCACAATGTTGTGGAAAGGAGCATCTTCAATCGAAAATGGAGGCCCCCTCGAGAAGAGGAAGATGGCATAGCTGTTGAAAA CTGA